In the genome of Pelodiscus sinensis isolate JC-2024 chromosome 15, ASM4963464v1, whole genome shotgun sequence, one region contains:
- the SMPD4 gene encoding sphingomyelin phosphodiesterase 4 isoform X2 codes for MAVPHLQQPSFLLASLKADCMNKPFVQRCHDLEIVIEDFPAKELHAIFPWLVETIFGSLDGVIVGWNLRCLHGRANPTEYAIALDFLDPSGPMMKLVYKLQAEEYRYEFPVSCLPGPVKASMQERVLPECSLYYNKVHFPPSGGLGSNLALNPFEYYMFYFAISLITQRNSPTTQHVSPSNNAYFTLVDTYLKWFLPTEGSVLPPPSSNPGGAISSPAPRSPAVPFTSYGMHHTSLLKRHIAHQPSVNADPASQEIWRSETLLKVFVEMWLHHYSLEMYQKMQSPQVKESFKPTEEHVLVIRLLVKHLHAFANSLKPEPLSPSAHSHTASPLEEFKRVVIPRFVQQKLYVFLQHCFGHWPLDASFRAVLEMWLSYLQPWRYAPEKPLLGAEPQPRSVSEKWAPFIQENLLLYTKLFVSFLNRALRTDLVSAKNALMVFRVAKVFAQPNLAEMIQKGEQLFLEPELVIPHRQHRIFMSPTLGGSFLSSWPPAITDASFKVKSHVYCLEGQDSQYKQMFGLEVRNLVLRLAQLIGQAQQTAKSISDHSAETMASQSFLSWFRFVPSDMNGCYTGNDLDEIGQDSIKKTDEYLEKAQEYLCQIFRLNEAQLTQLMMNCGTAQDENGKKQLPDCVESETGLILTPLGRYQIINGLRRFEIEYQGDTELQPIRSYENATLVRLFFQLSSAINQRFADQMEILCSREDFIGRLCRYHLTNPFPAERNRHSPVLKQRSRRSPQPRISLRFLASYRTLLSLCMIYFFASWFCVGPLACTFIILLGYLLYAVVMTFFTERWKPHQH; via the exons ATGGCTGTTCCTCACTTACAACAGCCTAGCTTCCTATTG GCCAGTTTGAAGGCAGATTGCATGAACAAGCCCTTTGTTCAGAGGTGCCATGATCTGGAGATAGTAATTGAAGACTTTCCTGCCAAG GAACTGCATGCCATCTTCCCATGGCTGGTGGAAACTATTTTTGGTAGTCTGGATGGTGTTATTGTAGGTTGGAATCTTCGCTGTTTGCATGGAAGAGCAAATCCTACAGAGTATGCAATTGCCCTGGATTTCCTGGACCCCAG TGGCCCAATGATGAAGCTGGTTTACAAACTCCAAGCTGAGGAGTACAGATATGAAttcccagtctcctgtcttccc GGCCCTGTGAAGGCTTCAATGCAAGAGCGAGTCCTACCAGAATGTTCACTGTACTACAACAAAGTCCATTTCCCTCCATCTGGAGGCCTAGGTTCAAACTTGGCCCTCA ATCCATTTGAGTATTAcatgttttattttgcaataagtcTTATCACACAGCGG AATTCTCCCACTACCCAACATGTCAGCCCTTCCAACAACGCTTACTTCACTCTAGTGGACACATACCTGAAATGGTTCCTCCCCACGGAAGGAAGTGTTCTTCCTCCACCGTCTTCCAATCCTGGGGGAGCCATCTCTTCACCGGCTCCTAG ATCACCAGCAGTGCCTTTCACTTCTTATGGCATGCATCACACTAGCCTGCTGAAACGGCACATTGCCCATCAGCCTTCAGTCAATGCTGATCCTGCTTCCCAAGAGATCTGGAGATCAGAAACATTGCTTAAG GTTTTTGTTGAAATGTGGCTTCACCATTACTCACTGGAAATGTATCAGAAAATGCAGTCCCCTCAGGTCAAG GAGTCGTTTAAACCCACCGAGGAGCATGTGTTAGTGATAAGACTACTTGTGAAGCATCTACACGCTTTTGCCAACAGCCTGAAACCAGAACCACTCTCGCCCTCAGCCCATTCCCATACAGCCAGCCCGCTGGAGGAATTCAAGAG AGTTGTGATTCCTCGGTTTGTCCAGCAGAAGCTTTATGTCTTCCTGCAGCATTGCTTTGGCCACTGGCCTCTGGATGCCTCTTTCAGAGCT GTGCTGGAGATGTGGCTAAGTTACTTGCAGCCTTGGAGATATGCTCCAGAGAAACCACTTCTGGGTGCAGAGCCTCAGCCTCGCAGTGTGTCAGAGAAATG GGCTCCCTTCATTCAAGAGAACCTGCTGCTGTACACCAAGCTATTTGTAAGCTTTCTGAACCGAGCTCTCCGCACGGATTTGGTCAGTGCTAAAAATGCCCTGATGGTATTCCGAGTAGCCAAGGTCTTTGCTCAGCCCAACCTCGCTGAAATGATCCAGAAAG GGGAGCAGTTATTCCTGGAGCCGGAACTTGTTATCCCTCACCGTCAACACCGAATTTTTATGAGCCCCACTCTTGGTGGGAGCTTCCTGTCATCATGGCCTCCAGCAATCACAGATGCCTCATTTAAGGTGAAGAGTCATGTTTACTGCCTGGAAGGACAGGACTCCCAGTACAAGCAGATGTTTGGTCTAGAAGTCAGGAATTTG gtattGAGGCTGGCCCAGTTAATAGGCCAAGCCCAGCAAACAGCCAAATCCATATCGGACCATTCTGCAGAGACCATGGCTAGTCAGTCTTTCCTATCCTGGTTTAGGTTTGTCCCTTCTGACATGAATGGTTGCTATACAGGCAATGACCTAGATGAAATTGGGCAAGACAGCATCAAGAAAACAGATGAATATTTGGAGAAGGCACAGGAGTACTTATGCCAGATATTTCGG CTGAATGAAGCCCAGCTGACCCAGCTGATGATGAACTGTGGAACAGCTCAGGATGAGAATGGAAAGAAGCAACTTCCAGACTGCGTTGAGAGTGAGACAGGACTAATTCTTACGCCTCTTGGCAGGTATCAG ATCATAAATGGCTTGCGCAGGTTTGAGATAGAGTACCAGGGAGATACTGAGCTCCAGCCCATTAGAAGTTATGAAAATGCCACTCTAGTGCGACTGTTCTTCCAGTTATCCTCAGCAATTAATCAAAGA TTTGCTGATCAAATGGAGATTCTCTGCTCTAGGGAAGACTTTATTGGCAGATTGTGTCGCTATCATCTTACCAACCCATTCCCTGCAGAGAGGAACAGACATAGCCCAGTACTGAAACAAAGATCAAGACGTTCTCCGCAACCAAGGATCAGTCTGAGATTTCTGGCTAGCTACAGGACTCTTCTTTCCTTGTGTATGATATACTTCTTTGCATCCTGGTTTTGTGTTGGACCACTGGCTTGCACATTCATAATTCTTCTTGGGTATCTACTTTATGCAGTAGTAATGACTTTCTTCACTGAAAGGTGGAAACCTCATCAACACTAA
- the SMPD4 gene encoding sphingomyelin phosphodiesterase 4 isoform X1: MAVPHLQQPSFLLASLKADCMNKPFVQRCHDLEIVIEDFPAKELHAIFPWLVETIFGSLDGVIVGWNLRCLHGRANPTEYAIALDFLDPSGPMMKLVYKLQAEEYRYEFPVSCLPGPVKASMQERVLPECSLYYNKVHFPPSGGLGSNLALNPFEYYMFYFAISLITQRNSPTTQHVSPSNNAYFTLVDTYLKWFLPTEGSVLPPPSSNPGGAISSPAPRSPAVPFTSYGMHHTSLLKRHIAHQPSVNADPASQEIWRSETLLKVFVEMWLHHYSLEMYQKMQSPQVKLEVLHYRLSISSTHHSSPAQSGYQALHAYQESFKPTEEHVLVIRLLVKHLHAFANSLKPEPLSPSAHSHTASPLEEFKRVVIPRFVQQKLYVFLQHCFGHWPLDASFRAVLEMWLSYLQPWRYAPEKPLLGAEPQPRSVSEKWAPFIQENLLLYTKLFVSFLNRALRTDLVSAKNALMVFRVAKVFAQPNLAEMIQKGEQLFLEPELVIPHRQHRIFMSPTLGGSFLSSWPPAITDASFKVKSHVYCLEGQDSQYKQMFGLEVRNLVLRLAQLIGQAQQTAKSISDHSAETMASQSFLSWFRFVPSDMNGCYTGNDLDEIGQDSIKKTDEYLEKAQEYLCQIFRLNEAQLTQLMMNCGTAQDENGKKQLPDCVESETGLILTPLGRYQIINGLRRFEIEYQGDTELQPIRSYENATLVRLFFQLSSAINQRFADQMEILCSREDFIGRLCRYHLTNPFPAERNRHSPVLKQRSRRSPQPRISLRFLASYRTLLSLCMIYFFASWFCVGPLACTFIILLGYLLYAVVMTFFTERWKPHQH; encoded by the exons ATGGCTGTTCCTCACTTACAACAGCCTAGCTTCCTATTG GCCAGTTTGAAGGCAGATTGCATGAACAAGCCCTTTGTTCAGAGGTGCCATGATCTGGAGATAGTAATTGAAGACTTTCCTGCCAAG GAACTGCATGCCATCTTCCCATGGCTGGTGGAAACTATTTTTGGTAGTCTGGATGGTGTTATTGTAGGTTGGAATCTTCGCTGTTTGCATGGAAGAGCAAATCCTACAGAGTATGCAATTGCCCTGGATTTCCTGGACCCCAG TGGCCCAATGATGAAGCTGGTTTACAAACTCCAAGCTGAGGAGTACAGATATGAAttcccagtctcctgtcttccc GGCCCTGTGAAGGCTTCAATGCAAGAGCGAGTCCTACCAGAATGTTCACTGTACTACAACAAAGTCCATTTCCCTCCATCTGGAGGCCTAGGTTCAAACTTGGCCCTCA ATCCATTTGAGTATTAcatgttttattttgcaataagtcTTATCACACAGCGG AATTCTCCCACTACCCAACATGTCAGCCCTTCCAACAACGCTTACTTCACTCTAGTGGACACATACCTGAAATGGTTCCTCCCCACGGAAGGAAGTGTTCTTCCTCCACCGTCTTCCAATCCTGGGGGAGCCATCTCTTCACCGGCTCCTAG ATCACCAGCAGTGCCTTTCACTTCTTATGGCATGCATCACACTAGCCTGCTGAAACGGCACATTGCCCATCAGCCTTCAGTCAATGCTGATCCTGCTTCCCAAGAGATCTGGAGATCAGAAACATTGCTTAAG GTTTTTGTTGAAATGTGGCTTCACCATTACTCACTGGAAATGTATCAGAAAATGCAGTCCCCTCAGGTCAAG CTGGAGGTTCTCCACTACCGACTCAGTATCTCCAGTACACACCACAGTAGTCCTGCCCAATCCGGCTACCAGGCCCTCCACGCATACCAA GAGTCGTTTAAACCCACCGAGGAGCATGTGTTAGTGATAAGACTACTTGTGAAGCATCTACACGCTTTTGCCAACAGCCTGAAACCAGAACCACTCTCGCCCTCAGCCCATTCCCATACAGCCAGCCCGCTGGAGGAATTCAAGAG AGTTGTGATTCCTCGGTTTGTCCAGCAGAAGCTTTATGTCTTCCTGCAGCATTGCTTTGGCCACTGGCCTCTGGATGCCTCTTTCAGAGCT GTGCTGGAGATGTGGCTAAGTTACTTGCAGCCTTGGAGATATGCTCCAGAGAAACCACTTCTGGGTGCAGAGCCTCAGCCTCGCAGTGTGTCAGAGAAATG GGCTCCCTTCATTCAAGAGAACCTGCTGCTGTACACCAAGCTATTTGTAAGCTTTCTGAACCGAGCTCTCCGCACGGATTTGGTCAGTGCTAAAAATGCCCTGATGGTATTCCGAGTAGCCAAGGTCTTTGCTCAGCCCAACCTCGCTGAAATGATCCAGAAAG GGGAGCAGTTATTCCTGGAGCCGGAACTTGTTATCCCTCACCGTCAACACCGAATTTTTATGAGCCCCACTCTTGGTGGGAGCTTCCTGTCATCATGGCCTCCAGCAATCACAGATGCCTCATTTAAGGTGAAGAGTCATGTTTACTGCCTGGAAGGACAGGACTCCCAGTACAAGCAGATGTTTGGTCTAGAAGTCAGGAATTTG gtattGAGGCTGGCCCAGTTAATAGGCCAAGCCCAGCAAACAGCCAAATCCATATCGGACCATTCTGCAGAGACCATGGCTAGTCAGTCTTTCCTATCCTGGTTTAGGTTTGTCCCTTCTGACATGAATGGTTGCTATACAGGCAATGACCTAGATGAAATTGGGCAAGACAGCATCAAGAAAACAGATGAATATTTGGAGAAGGCACAGGAGTACTTATGCCAGATATTTCGG CTGAATGAAGCCCAGCTGACCCAGCTGATGATGAACTGTGGAACAGCTCAGGATGAGAATGGAAAGAAGCAACTTCCAGACTGCGTTGAGAGTGAGACAGGACTAATTCTTACGCCTCTTGGCAGGTATCAG ATCATAAATGGCTTGCGCAGGTTTGAGATAGAGTACCAGGGAGATACTGAGCTCCAGCCCATTAGAAGTTATGAAAATGCCACTCTAGTGCGACTGTTCTTCCAGTTATCCTCAGCAATTAATCAAAGA TTTGCTGATCAAATGGAGATTCTCTGCTCTAGGGAAGACTTTATTGGCAGATTGTGTCGCTATCATCTTACCAACCCATTCCCTGCAGAGAGGAACAGACATAGCCCAGTACTGAAACAAAGATCAAGACGTTCTCCGCAACCAAGGATCAGTCTGAGATTTCTGGCTAGCTACAGGACTCTTCTTTCCTTGTGTATGATATACTTCTTTGCATCCTGGTTTTGTGTTGGACCACTGGCTTGCACATTCATAATTCTTCTTGGGTATCTACTTTATGCAGTAGTAATGACTTTCTTCACTGAAAGGTGGAAACCTCATCAACACTAA